The DNA segment GGAGTTATGGACCTCTACGACAAGGTCTGGTACGTGGGCACCGACTCAGCCGAGTCAGGCATTATCCAGGGCCAGATGATGGTGGAAGACTGGCTTGCCAACCCCGAATGGGACAAGAACGGCGACGGCATCCTCCAGTACGTGATGCTCAAGGGTGAGCCCGGCCATCCCGACGCCGAGGCCCGGACCCTTCACTCGGTAAAAGCGTTTACCGACCGGGGCATCCAGGTGCAGCAGCTTGCCCTGGAGGCCGATCCCTTCTGGTCAACCCAGCACGGCGCCGACAGCATGGCAGCCTGGCTCACCTCACGGTTTGGAGACCAGATCGAGATGGTCATCGCCAACAACGACGGCATGGCCTTTGGTGCAATCACCGCCATGAAAGCAGCCGGTGTGTCTATCCCGATCTACGGTGTCGACGCCCTGGACCAGGCCCTGACCCACATCGCCGATGGCGAGCTGAACGGAACCGTTCTGAACGACGGCGTCAACCAGGCCCGGGCATCGCTGGATCTGGCGATTAACGCAGCCCGGGGGAACCCCGTCACCCAGGAAACCGACTGGGTTCTGGAGCAGGGTGGATCGAAGGCGGTTCGTGTTCCCTACGTGCCGGTGACAATCGATAACTATCAGAGTTTCCGCTAAGAGAGCGGAACCGTGCAGCAGGGAAGCCTCGGGGCTTCCCTGTTTTTCTCTGAAAGGGGCGCAGGTGGTGCAGGAATTACTGTATATCAAGGATGTAACAAAGACGTTCTCCGGCGTACCGGTTCTCAGGAATGTTTCCCTCACGGTAAAACCCGGAACGGTCCATGCCCTGATGGGGGAAAACGGCGCCGGGAAATCGACCCTCATGAAATGCCTCTTCGGGATATACCGGGAGGACAAGGGACAATTTTTCCTCAACGGACGCGAGGTCAACTTTACCGATCCCAAGGATGCCCTGGAGCAGGGAGTATCCATGGTCCACCAGGAGTTAAATCAGGTCACGCAGCGGAGCATCTCCGACAATATCTGGCTTGGCAGGTATCCCAGGACAGGACCCTTCATCAACGAACAGAAGATGCGCCAGGCGACGCTGGCCCTCTTTGAACAACTCTCGATCCATCTGGATCCCGACACGATTCTGAGCCGCCTCTCAGTCTCTCAGCGTCAGATGGTGGAGATAGCCAAGGCCATCTCCTACGACGCCAAGGTAATCGTCCTGGACGAACCCACCTCGTCGCTCACCGAGAAGGAGACGGATCTCCTTTTTTCCATAATCGGAGAGCTTCGAAAAAAGGGAGTGAGTGTCATCTATATATCCCACAAAATGGACGAAATCTTCCGCATCTCCGACGAAGTCTCGGTCCTGCGGGACGGATCCTACGTGGGAACCGAGGAAACCGCCAACCTCACCATGGACAACCTGGTGAAGATGATGGTGGGAAGACAGCTGGAAAACCGTTTTCCCGAAGGGACCAATAACCCCGGAGAGGTCCATTTCGAGGTGAAGAATCTCTCCACCCGATACGATCCCCGCATACAGGACGTAAGCTTTTCCGTTCGTCGGGGTGAAATCCTGGGTGTAGCCGGCCTTGTCGGAGCAGGACGAACGGAGATGGCCGAGGCGATCTTTGGCATCAGAACCCGCGAGAGTGGCAACTTTTTCATCGACGGGAAACCGGTCAGCCTCGATTCTCCCGGCCAGGCCAAGAAAAACCGTTTTGCCTTCCTCACGGAGGAGCGCCGCCACACCGGCATCTACCCCGTGGGCGACATCACCTTCAACTCGACCATCGCGAATATTGCATCCTACCGTACCGGCCTCGGGCTTCTGGACGAAAACGCCATGAAGCGTGACACCGATGAAAAAATCCGGGCCATGCGGATTAAAACGAACTCCAGAAGAGATCTCATCCGGACTCTGAGTGGGGGAAACCAGCAAAAAGTGATCATCGGACGCTGGCTCCTGACCGATCCGGATATCCTCATTCTGGACGAACCCACCCGAGGTATCGACGTGGGAGCAAAATACGAGATCTATCAGCTCATCATACAACTTGCCATGAAGGACAAGTCAGTAATCATGATCTCTTCGGAGATGCCCGAACTCCTGGGAATCACCGACCGAATCATGGTGATGAGTAACGGCCGGGTAGCAGGAATTGTCGATACCGACACGACCAGCCAGGAAGAGATCTTTCACCTGGCAACAAAGCATATCAACAACACCAAAGAGGCAGAAGTATGAAAACTCCAGTGATTTCAAGGCTCTTCACAGTGCGATCGCAGAACTGGAAAGACTTTTTGATCAATAACGGGATATACATCGTGATAGCCCTTATCATCGGAGTCATCGTTGTGAACGAGCCCCGGTTCATCTCCATCCCGGTCTTTCGGAATATCCTGACCCAGAGTTCGGTGAGGCTTATTCTGGCCTTCGGGGTTGCCGGCATCATTATCCTTCAGGGGACCGACCTCTCCCTGGGGCGACTTGTCGGGTTCGCCGCTGTCATATCGGGATCCATGCTTCAGCGGGCGGACTACGCAAGCCGCTTCTATCCGGACCTGCCAGCCCTCCCCCTGATCGTGCCCCTCGTCATCGCCTGCGTGGTGATCGGGCTCTTGAGCGGAGTCAACGGCTGGGTTGTGGCAAAGTTCAAGATCCACCCCTTTCTGGCGACCCTGGGAATGATGATAACCGCCTACGGAATACTCTCCATCTACTTCGCCTCGGGGGCACCGGGCCCGCAACCTATCGGGGGGTTTGACACTCGCTATACCCAGGCCGTGGTGGGGACCTTTCTGGGAATTCCCAAACTGGTGATTTACGCTGCCCTGACCAGCGTGGTTGTCTGGATTCTCTGGAACAAGACCACCTTCGGAAAAAACCTCTTCGCCGTAGGAGGGAACCCCGAGGCGGCCGAAGTCTCCGGAGTAAACGTGACCCGAACCATCATTATGGTTTATGTCTTTGCCGGAATCCTCTATGGAATCGGCGGTTTTCTGGAAGCAGCCCGAATCGGCTCCGCCAATAACGGGACCGGTTTCGGCTACGAGCTGGATGCGATCGCCGCCTGTGTGGTGGGAGGCATTTCCTTCTCCGGCGGTATCGGGAAGGTCTCGGGAGCTATCGCCGGTGTCCTCATGTTCACCATCATCAGCTACGGCATGACCTTCATGGGTCTGGACCAGTATTACCAGTACATCATCAAGGGCGTGATCATCGTGGTTGCTGTTGCCCTGGACAACAAGAAATATCTGAAAAAGGTATAAGGCTCCTGCAACAGGAGAGAGCCGGAATCAGCCGGCTCTCTCTGGCCAAACCGTACTATCCTGAAAAACTGATCCAGTGCTCCGGAGCAAAAGCTGACAGAATGCTAACAAATCGCCGCCATAGTGGATCTCATACAGAGACCCCCGGGAGAGAACTATGGCAAAAGCGGACCTGCACGTACATTCCAGATACTCTGACCATCCCACAGAATGGTTTCTTCAGCGCCTGGGCGCCTCCGAATCCTATACAGAACCGGAAACGATATACCGCCGGGCCCTGGCAGAGGGAATGGATTTTGTCACAATCACCGACCACAACGATATCAGGGGAGCCCGGGAACTCCAGGAGCGCTATCCCAAGCGGGTTATTCCCGGAGTGGAGAGCACCACCTACTTCCCCGAGGATGGCTGCAAGGCCCACCTCCTGATTTATGGACTCGATTCCTCGCAGTTCCGAAAGATACAGTCTCTCAGAAAAAGCATCTACGCCCTCAGGGATTATCTGCTGGAGCAAGATCTGGTTCATTCTCTGGCCCACGCCACCCATGCGGTAAACGACACGCTCTCTCCGGATCATCTGGAGAAGTTTCTTCTGCTCTTCAACCATTTTGAAGGAATAAACGGCGCTCGAAACCGCTCTTTCAATCAGGAGTGGATGAACTTCCTTACCTCGCTGGAAGAGGAGCGGCTGGAACAGCTCTCGAAAAAACACGGCATCACTCCCGTCGGTACTGATCCCTGGATAAAGGGAATTACCGGTGGCAGCGACGATCACGCAGGACTCCTGATTGGACGAACCTGGACAGAGACGGAGGCCCCTTTCGAGACACCGCAAGCATTTCTTGACGAAATCAGGGAGAAGAAAACCCTTGCCGGAGGATTACATAATGACTTTCGAACCATGTCCTTCGGATTCTATAAAATCGCCGTGGAGTTCAGCCGCACACGACCGATGACCGTATCAAACTCCTTTGCAGAACAGGTGAATGGGTTTCTTCTCAATAACCAGAAACTCTCTCTGACAAACGCTCTCAAGCTGAGCAGACTGCGTAGCCGAAAAGCAGGTCCTGTGATGAACCGCCTGGCGGATCTAGTAGGCACCATTGCTACCCTGGACGAATCTATTGCCATCGACGACCGGATTGGCACAATCTATGAGAAAATCACCGCCATATCCGACGAGTTCCTGAAAGAACTTTGCCGGTCGGTCACGACTCATCTGGCTACAGGAAATCTATGGAATCTGGTGAGAAGCATCTCCGCATCCTTGCCAGGATTTTTTCTCTCGACTCCCTTCGTTTCTACCTTTTTGCACATGTACAAAAAAAGGAATCTCCTGGCACAACTCAAACAGCGCTGGGGCGTCGCCTCCGAAGAGAAAGAACGGCGGATTCTCTGGTTTACCGACACCCTGGAAGATCTCAACGGGGTCTCTGTCACTCTTTCCCGCATCGCCACCCTGGCAGAAGTACAGAAAAGGCCCATACGAATCGTGACATCCCTGAATCCTCACGAGACGAATCTTCCATCGAGTGTACTTACCCTGCCTCCGCTGTCGGAAATACCCTTACCGTATTACGAAGACCTCTTGCTGCGGATTCCTTCGTTTCTCGGAGCTCTGAAAATTATTTTTGATGAGGACCCCCAGGAGATATATATATCCTCTCCCGGCCCCATAGGGTTGCTTGGTCTCGCCCTGGGCAAACTCGCTCAGGTAAAAACCACGGCGGTGTACCACACCGACTTTTTCCGGGAGACCGCCGAAATCACTGGCGACGTCTCCCTGGGAAATCTGGTGGAGTCCTATACACGGTGGTTCTTTCAAAACGCCGACGAGATACTGGTACCAACTCTTGAATACAAGAGAATTCTGACCGAGCGAGGATTTATCTCCTCCAGGATGAGGTTATTTCGGCGAGGAATCGATACAGAGTGTTTTATCCCGCAGGCCCCCCTCTTCCCCGGAACAAGAGACCTGATCCATTCCCGACCCTTTGGGGCAGAACACACGATCGTATATACCGGTCGAATTTCACGGGACAAAAACCTGGATTTCCTGATCCGCGTACAGGAGCGGCTTCGTGGACAGGGCCGCAAAATCTGCCTTTTTCTGGCTGGTGACGGCCCATACCGGAAAGAACTTGAGGCATCGAGTGCTGACAGTTCAGATATCGTCTTTCTGGGCCGCCTGAAAAATGACGAAATCACGGGGGTAGCATGATGAACAAAGACAAGATAAAACCCGAACTGATTCAGCTGACCGACCAGGTCATCGACTGGCGCCCCGCCCCCTCTGCCTCTTGCCACCCCGGAAGCAGTAAGAAAACTCTTCAATCCCTGGTCAAGAAAGTGCTTCTCAGGTTTCTTCTGAAAAACAGGATGAAATAACCGCCCCGGCTATTTCATCCAAAGCTAACCCCTCCCTAACCCTTCCCTAACGCGAAGCCGGGAAACTGCTCCTGAAAAGCGCAGACGCGCGTAGCAATTCACAGGGAGGATATTCATGAAAAATGCGAGAACGGTAGCCTTCATAGCCGCCATGGCACTACTCGTTCCTGCCTTCTCTTTTGCCGGAGGCAGAAGCGAGGCTGGAGGCCCAGCACACTACACGATCGAAGTTACCGGTTCCACCTCGGTATCACCCCTCATGGAGCGATTTGCTGAAACCTACAGCGCCGCCCATCCCCAGGTCACGATCAATGTCAGTGGCACAGGCTCCGGGGACGGGATCACCGGTGCGAACACCGGTGTCGCAGAGCTGGGTATGTCCAGCCGGTCCCTGCGGCCCACAGAACTGGGATTCGGGCTGGATGTGCTCACCGTAGCAATCGATGCAATCGCTGCTGTTGTCCACCCCGATAACCCCGTGTCCGACCTGACCCGGGATCAGCTGCGACAGATCTACACCGGAGAGATCACAAACTGGAATCAGGTCGGCGGACCGGATCGGTCGATCGCCGTGGTATCACGGGAGCCAGGATCGGGAACACGCGGAGCCTTTGAGGAAGTTCTTGGGTTCGTCGATCTTCTGGTGGCAGGAGCCATTGAGTTTGACGGAACCGGTGGAGTCCGAGCCTCGGTAGCAGGCAACCCCAACGCCATCGGGTACATCTCGCTCGGTTCCATCACCGATGAAGTGAAGACCCTCGATATCGATGGAGTACCCGCAACCGGAGCAAACGTTGCATCCGGTACCTACACCATCGCGCGGCCCTTTCTGGTGCTCTACCGCCAGGAAAAGATCGCTTCCGAAACAGATCGCTTCCTGGAATGGATGGTCTCACCGGAAGCTCAGGCGATCGTTGAACGCAACTATGTCCGGGTCAATTGATTCGACACTGCGATAGTGAGTGTGATGCCTCTCCCCAAAGGAGAGGCATCACGAAACCAGACAATCTGCCCGACGATGATCGGCTCCCGCTTGAGAAACCAGATCACGCCGGCCAAACGAGAGAGAATATGAGTTCACCCGCGAGAAAGATCGTTGATTACTCCCTCCGGCACGTCTTCCGGGTTGTTCGCTCTTTTCGGTCGTTGCACTTTCGGCCATGGTTATCTTTGTCTTTGCCCAGGGACTGGCTCCTTTCATCTTCCCTACGGCACCATCGGTTGAAGTAGTGCTGGAGAATATCCCCTCGGCACGAATAAACGACCTGCTCTACGAGAATTATCGAAGGGCTATTTCACTGGACCCGGAGGCCGAATATCTGAAAATCGAGTTTCCCCGGGAACTTCAGGATCATCTATCCAACCCCGAACACCTCTCGTATACCTTGTCCTTTCCAGGAACCCTTCCCGGACTGAAATCTCGAATCCACATCAACATCCCGGAACCTCCCTACAGCTTCCCGATGTTCATGACCGGCAGGGAATGGCGTCCGGTATACCGGAAATTGTACGGCATCTTTCCAATGATCGTGGCAACGCTTCTGTCCACCCTTGGCGCTCTTCTCCTCGGGACCCCCGTCGCCCTGCTCTCGTGCGTCCTGATCGCCGAGTTTCTTCCATCTCGCCTGTCGTTGTTAGTGACAAGTGCCGTGGAGTTACTGGCAGGCATTCCCTCGGTCGTCTACGGGTTCTTCGGGCTTATGATCGTTGTTCCCGGCATTCAGAGATTATTCGGATCTGCCTCGGGAAGCTCTATCGCTGCGGCCATCTTTATTCTGTCCCTCATGATACTCCCCACGATCGTAACAATAGGCGTTACGGCAATTAAGTCTGTTCCCCTGGCCTACCGGGAAGCCTCACTAGCTCTGGGAGCAACAAAGATGCAAACGGCCTGGTTTGTTGTTTTCACCAGCGCAAAATCGGGGATCGTTACAGGCGTAGTTTTGGGCACCGCACGGGCCCTGGGTGAGACCATGGCCGTAATTCTGGTAGCGGGTAATTCACCACAACTACCCACGGCCCTCACTTCCAGCGTGCGCACCCTGACCGCAACCATCGCTCTGGAGATGGGGTACTCGGCGGGGCGCCACAACGAAATGCTCTTTTCGGTCGGAATTATTCTCTTTGTCCTTATCTTTTTGCTGAACGGCTTCATTATGAGGCTTCGAGGCAAAATGCTTTCGGAGGTTTCATCATGATCGGCCGTGTTCATCGGACCAGACGACGTATCATCGATTTGTTGCATCTCGTATTGATGGGTACAGCAACAACAACTATCGTCGTTTTCCTGATATGGATTGTTGCGTATGTCATAACCAACGGGCTGGGCACTATCAGCCTGAGCTTCATATTCTCATCGGAACGGGGAATCGGGATCTTCCCGATGGTGGTCACCACGCTCTACATAGTCATTGCATCTCTGACAATCGCCTTACCGATAGGAATTGTCACTGCGGTATACCTCAATGAGTACAGCGACAAGCCCCGGGTTGTTCACTTTGTTCGCACTGCCATTGAAACGCTTGCCGGCATTCCTTCCATTCTCTACGGGCTGTTCGGCCTTCTGGTCTTTGCCCGTTTCTTCGGACTTGGTCAGTCAATACTGGCAGGCGGGCTCACCTTGAGCATCATGATACTACCCGTCATCATCCGAACCACCGAGGAATCACTCCGGACAGTGCCCCAGGCTTTTCGGGAAGGATCACTGGCTTTGGGGACAACCCAGTGGCAAACAATATACAGGGTCGTTCTTCCCTCGGCATTGCCCGGGATCCTCACGGCAACGATTCTGGGAATCGGTCGGGTGGTTGGAGAAGCCGCCCCTGTTCTTCTGACCGTTGGAATAGCAAGGAATCTTCCCCGCTCGATCTTCGATTCGGGACGAACCCTTACCATTCATCTCTACTACCTGACAAAGGAAGCTCTGAACCCGGAGGACTTCCAGATCGCCTTTGCCACCGCATCGGTCCTGGTCATCTTCGTCCTTGTGGTGAACATCATCACAAAAACACTCACCACCTACTTCAGAAAGAATATGGAGCGCTAACAGTATGGAACAATCGCCGGCAAAGTTTGCAATCAAAGACCTCAATCTCTATTACGGAGTTTTTCATGCCCTGAAAACGGTAAATCTCGAGATCCCTGACAAGAAAGTCACAGCCCTGATCGGTCCGTCGGGATGTGGCAAGTCAACGTTTATTCGGGTACTGAACAGAATGAACGATCTTATCTGCGATTGCCGCATTGACGGAACCGTGCGGATGGGAAAGACCGACATATACGACACTACAACGGACGTCACTTCCTTGAGAACCGCCGTAGGAATGGTATTTCAGAAGCCGAATCCCTTTCCCATGAGCATCTGGCAGAACGTTGCCTACGGCCCCAAAATGCAGGGACTTCGCAACAAATCCATGCTGAACGATCTTGTTGAAGAATCTCTTCGCCGGGCAGCCCTGTGGGATGAGGTGAAGGATCGCCTGAAGAAAAATGCTTTGAGCCTCTCCGGAGGCCAGCAGCAGCGACTATGCATTGCCCGAGCCATAGCCATGCAACCCGAGGTCATTTTGATGGATGAACCTACCAGCGCGCTCGATCCCATCGCAACAAAACGAATAGAAGAGCTAATGGGTTCCCTGAAAAGGGATTACTGCATCGTTATTGTTACCCACTCCATGAATCAGGCTCTTCGCATAAGCGATAAGACGGCATTTTTCTTGATGGGTGAAATTCTGGAGTTCGGCGATACCTCCCAGGTCTTCGACTCTCCCCGGCACGAGGAGACCAGGCGTTATATAACCGGCCATTTCGGCTAGGGAACCCGGTTCATTCTCCAAAACCCCTATCATGAAAGCTCAGTTCAACATACTGCAGATCGAATCCTCCCTGGCGCGCTTTCAGGAGGCCTTCAGCGAGATTAACGATAGCTTGTCGATGAGGCGTGAGATCTTCACAACCCAGATGCGGGAACAGATCGTTGAAGCCTACGATTACCTGAACTCTCTCCTGAGAAAAGACATGGATATTTTTACACCGGCCGGATTGCATGCTCTCCTGGAAATGAATCATGTGGTCCTATGCGGCCGGAGCCAAATTGATCGCAGGCACTACTACGCGCACCTGGAGGAGACGCGCAAGAGTTTTTTGAAGAAAATCCGGCCAATCAAGGAGTGGGTTTTGCGAAAGCGCACAGAGAGCGAACCCTTTCAAATCGCAAGCGGTTTCTATTCCCAAATGCTCAGTCGCCCGCAACTCTTTCTGGAGGGGAATCATCGAACCGGCAACATTGTCCTGAACTATCTTCTTGTCAGCACGGGGGCACCGCCCTATATCATCACAGTTGAAAACGCCCAGACCTATCTGGATATTTCCGGCGATATCAAGTTCACCGACAACGGTAACTATCTTGATACGGCGCTGAGAATGCCTGGCCACAGAAAACGCTTCCGTACGTTTCTGGAGGAACACGCCCGGGAAGCCTTCGTAACTCGAACAGACTGACCCGGACAGCAAAGCTGGAACAGGGGAGATATACCTATGAGCACAAGTCTGGAAATCCTGACAGGCCTCGGCGCCGTTGCACTTTTCATACTGGGATTGAGACAAATTACCGCAACAGTAAACCATTCCCTTGGTTATCTGGTACGATCGCGCCTTTCCGAACCCGCGTATCAGCCTTCTCGCGGCTGGTTACGGGATTTCTTCTGACCGCCGGGGGATCAGCCGGCTCGGGAGCGGCCACGGTTGTTACCATGGTCGATAGCGGAGCAACCTCCTTCGAACGGACACCCTGGGTACTGGCCGGAATTAATCTTGGCGCTACAGCCCTCTGCTGGCTTATCGCCCTGGGGGGCTACCGGATATCCCTGGCACCGGCAGCCCTGCTCCTACTCATTGTAGCGCTGCCCCTGCGACAGCACGGGGGTGTAGGCCGTTACGCCTGTTCAGAGATTCTCGGAGGACTTTCCCTGCTTATGCTTGGCCTCGAGTTTGTCTCCGGTCGATCCGCTGTCATTCCGGGAGCCCCCCCGATTCCTGGTATCTTTTCAGAGTTGGCCACCTCACCTTCCGCCTTTGCTATTGTCTTCACAGCAGGGCTGGTCGTTTCAGCAGGATTTCACTCTTCCACAGGAGCAGTTGTTCTTGCCATGTCTTTTGCTGCCCGAGGATGGATCAGTCCGGAACTTGCCGCAGTGGCCACCCTGGGTGCAAACGTGGGGGCTCCCGTGATCTTCCAGCTATCGGTCCGTGAACTCGGGAAAGAAGCGAGAAAAACCGCCTTGTTTTACCTCATGGCGGGAATTATCTCCACCATCGCGGGTTGTGTGGGACGGTACCCGCTTCTTTGGCTGAGTCATTTCCTTCTGCCAGATCAAGGAGGGCCGAGCGTAGCTGCACAAACCGCCTTTTTCTACTCCTCGGCACATCTCATAGCCCTTCCGGTAATTGGCCTGTTGAAGGCTCCCTTGCTTCTTCTCATCGGGAAAATTTACCCTTCTGAAGAGAAGACAGGCCGCCCTCTCCTGCGTCCGGCCCTGCTGAGGTCACGAATTCCTGAAACTCTGGATGCGGATCTGACCCTGATACAATCTTCACTCGCAGGCATGGCACATGGGACCTACGAGATGATGATGATTCTGATGAACGTCTCACAAATCGGGGACGACATAGATGAATCGGGCGAGCGAGTGCTTACGTTACGGGAGAATAATCGGGACCTCATGAACCTGATAACCCGCTCGCTCACGGCACGTTCGCAATTACCCTGCAACACCGCTCAGGCTGAACGCATGTGGCAACAACAACGGATCGCACAGGAGTTGGGTCTTATCGGAGAGGACTGTCTCAAGACCATGAGATTGTTCATCGGCAGTCACACAAAAAAACTACGCTTCCACCAGGAAAGCCAGGAGGAACTTTTCCAGTTCAGCGTCCAAGTCATGGACTTCCTGCGATACATCAGCGATTACCTGGAAGGGCGCATCGAGCGACCCGAGCCTGCCATTGCCGGGCGCATGGAAGACGGAATCGACAGGCTGCGAGACAAGCTCGAAAAACGCGCACGAACGGTGCTGGAACGCCACGACGGCGCCGATGTTCGGGGTGAACTTGCTTTCATTGATATTATCGCTCACCTGGAGCATGTGGGCGACCGATGCCTGACCATCTCAGAGACGGTGCGCCAGCTTTCGGAAACCCGGGGTCGCCCCGCACCCAGCGAGTCCTAACACAATTCTCATAAAACCCTGCATACTGAGAAACATGGGATATGTTCTGATCGTTGAAGACGAACCGGATATTCTGGAGCTGGTCCGCTACAACCTGGAGAAAGAAGGCTTTATCGTTCGCGGCGTCTCTTCCGGAGAGGCCGCTCTCAACCAGGTCAGAAAAGATCCTCCGGACCTGGTCGTGCTTGATCTGATGCTTCCCGGAGTCAACGGCTGGGAGGTCTGCCGGGAACTCAAACAGGACACCCTCTACCGGTCAATCCCGGTGGTCATGCTCACGGCCCGCACGGAAGACAGCGACGTCGTAGCAGGTCTTGAAGTGGGAGCAGATGACTACGTAACAAAACCTTTTAACCCCAAGGTTCTCATGGCCCGGCTCCGGGCTGCTCTGCGTCGAACCGAGCCTCCGGGAGAACATTCCCACAAGGAAGAACGAATACTGATCCACGGGATCACAATTGACATCACCCGCCACCAGGTAACGTGCAGACCCGATCCGGATCAGGGTGAGCCAGAGACGATACCCCTCTCTGCCACAGAGTTTTCCATCCTGGAGTTTCTCTCGCGAAATCCGGGATGGGTTTTCTCCAGGTCTCGCATCATCGATGCGATCCGGGGAGAGGACTACCCCGTAACGGAACGATCCGTAGATGTCCAGATCCTGGGCCTTCGACGAAAACTGGGGATCTGCGGCCAGCTGATCGAGACGGTG comes from the Alkalispirochaeta americana genome and includes:
- the pstA gene encoding phosphate ABC transporter permease PstA — encoded protein: MIGRVHRTRRRIIDLLHLVLMGTATTTIVVFLIWIVAYVITNGLGTISLSFIFSSERGIGIFPMVVTTLYIVIASLTIALPIGIVTAVYLNEYSDKPRVVHFVRTAIETLAGIPSILYGLFGLLVFARFFGLGQSILAGGLTLSIMILPVIIRTTEESLRTVPQAFREGSLALGTTQWQTIYRVVLPSALPGILTATILGIGRVVGEAAPVLLTVGIARNLPRSIFDSGRTLTIHLYYLTKEALNPEDFQIAFATASVLVIFVLVVNIITKTLTTYFRKNMER
- a CDS encoding phosphate ABC transporter substrate-binding protein, which translates into the protein MKNARTVAFIAAMALLVPAFSFAGGRSEAGGPAHYTIEVTGSTSVSPLMERFAETYSAAHPQVTINVSGTGSGDGITGANTGVAELGMSSRSLRPTELGFGLDVLTVAIDAIAAVVHPDNPVSDLTRDQLRQIYTGEITNWNQVGGPDRSIAVVSREPGSGTRGAFEEVLGFVDLLVAGAIEFDGTGGVRASVAGNPNAIGYISLGSITDEVKTLDIDGVPATGANVASGTYTIARPFLVLYRQEKIASETDRFLEWMVSPEAQAIVERNYVRVN
- the mglC gene encoding galactose/methyl galactoside ABC transporter permease MglC; the protein is MKTPVISRLFTVRSQNWKDFLINNGIYIVIALIIGVIVVNEPRFISIPVFRNILTQSSVRLILAFGVAGIIILQGTDLSLGRLVGFAAVISGSMLQRADYASRFYPDLPALPLIVPLVIACVVIGLLSGVNGWVVAKFKIHPFLATLGMMITAYGILSIYFASGAPGPQPIGGFDTRYTQAVVGTFLGIPKLVIYAALTSVVVWILWNKTTFGKNLFAVGGNPEAAEVSGVNVTRTIIMVYVFAGILYGIGGFLEAARIGSANNGTGFGYELDAIAACVVGGISFSGGIGKVSGAIAGVLMFTIISYGMTFMGLDQYYQYIIKGVIIVVAVALDNKKYLKKV
- a CDS encoding glycosyltransferase, with protein sequence MAKADLHVHSRYSDHPTEWFLQRLGASESYTEPETIYRRALAEGMDFVTITDHNDIRGARELQERYPKRVIPGVESTTYFPEDGCKAHLLIYGLDSSQFRKIQSLRKSIYALRDYLLEQDLVHSLAHATHAVNDTLSPDHLEKFLLLFNHFEGINGARNRSFNQEWMNFLTSLEEERLEQLSKKHGITPVGTDPWIKGITGGSDDHAGLLIGRTWTETEAPFETPQAFLDEIREKKTLAGGLHNDFRTMSFGFYKIAVEFSRTRPMTVSNSFAEQVNGFLLNNQKLSLTNALKLSRLRSRKAGPVMNRLADLVGTIATLDESIAIDDRIGTIYEKITAISDEFLKELCRSVTTHLATGNLWNLVRSISASLPGFFLSTPFVSTFLHMYKKRNLLAQLKQRWGVASEEKERRILWFTDTLEDLNGVSVTLSRIATLAEVQKRPIRIVTSLNPHETNLPSSVLTLPPLSEIPLPYYEDLLLRIPSFLGALKIIFDEDPQEIYISSPGPIGLLGLALGKLAQVKTTAVYHTDFFRETAEITGDVSLGNLVESYTRWFFQNADEILVPTLEYKRILTERGFISSRMRLFRRGIDTECFIPQAPLFPGTRDLIHSRPFGAEHTIVYTGRISRDKNLDFLIRVQERLRGQGRKICLFLAGDGPYRKELEASSADSSDIVFLGRLKNDEITGVA
- a CDS encoding sugar ABC transporter ATP-binding protein: MVQELLYIKDVTKTFSGVPVLRNVSLTVKPGTVHALMGENGAGKSTLMKCLFGIYREDKGQFFLNGREVNFTDPKDALEQGVSMVHQELNQVTQRSISDNIWLGRYPRTGPFINEQKMRQATLALFEQLSIHLDPDTILSRLSVSQRQMVEIAKAISYDAKVIVLDEPTSSLTEKETDLLFSIIGELRKKGVSVIYISHKMDEIFRISDEVSVLRDGSYVGTEETANLTMDNLVKMMVGRQLENRFPEGTNNPGEVHFEVKNLSTRYDPRIQDVSFSVRRGEILGVAGLVGAGRTEMAEAIFGIRTRESGNFFIDGKPVSLDSPGQAKKNRFAFLTEERRHTGIYPVGDITFNSTIANIASYRTGLGLLDENAMKRDTDEKIRAMRIKTNSRRDLIRTLSGGNQQKVIIGRWLLTDPDILILDEPTRGIDVGAKYEIYQLIIQLAMKDKSVIMISSEMPELLGITDRIMVMSNGRVAGIVDTDTTSQEEIFHLATKHINNTKEAEV
- the pstC gene encoding phosphate ABC transporter permease subunit PstC is translated as MVIFVFAQGLAPFIFPTAPSVEVVLENIPSARINDLLYENYRRAISLDPEAEYLKIEFPRELQDHLSNPEHLSYTLSFPGTLPGLKSRIHINIPEPPYSFPMFMTGREWRPVYRKLYGIFPMIVATLLSTLGALLLGTPVALLSCVLIAEFLPSRLSLLVTSAVELLAGIPSVVYGFFGLMIVVPGIQRLFGSASGSSIAAAIFILSLMILPTIVTIGVTAIKSVPLAYREASLALGATKMQTAWFVVFTSAKSGIVTGVVLGTARALGETMAVILVAGNSPQLPTALTSSVRTLTATIALEMGYSAGRHNEMLFSVGIILFVLIFLLNGFIMRLRGKMLSEVSS
- a CDS encoding galactose ABC transporter substrate-binding protein → MTKRIVLILLAAAMMAPALFAGGRQESDQIRIGANIYSFADNFMNGVMKPELERYAQVRGVRIDIVDSEGQQARLNDQIDVFITRGVDVLVINLVDPAAARNVIEKAKQADIPLILFNKEATEAGVMDLYDKVWYVGTDSAESGIIQGQMMVEDWLANPEWDKNGDGILQYVMLKGEPGHPDAEARTLHSVKAFTDRGIQVQQLALEADPFWSTQHGADSMAAWLTSRFGDQIEMVIANNDGMAFGAITAMKAAGVSIPIYGVDALDQALTHIADGELNGTVLNDGVNQARASLDLAINAARGNPVTQETDWVLEQGGSKAVRVPYVPVTIDNYQSFR